In Streptomyces sp. NBC_00414, a single window of DNA contains:
- a CDS encoding ABC transporter substrate-binding protein, protein MRSSTLRISRSHRRSGSARAAAAVVAGAMALTLTACGGDDDKKDDGGDSGSGAASSVQLPKLDGQKLEVAAVWTGPEQDNFTAVLDEFEKRTGAEVAYVPTGNNTSTFLGTKIEGGKPPNVAFLPQVGVLHQFAQKGWIKPMGTEAQAQLDKNFSKGWQDLGAYEGKQYGVYAKAANKSLVWYNTAAFEAAGITAEPKTWDEFVQTAQTLSDAGSPAVSIGGQDGWTLTDWFENVYLSQAGPEKYDQLAKHEIKWTDPSVKEALTTLAQLWGKNDLIAGGSAGALRTEFPKSVTNTFSGDTPAGMVFEGDFVAANINADTKAEIGTDAKVFPFPAVGDRSPVVSGGDVAVALKDDKGSQALLTFLASTDAAEIWAAQGGFISPNKEMNADKYKDDVARDIGKALLKAGDSFRFDMSDQAPAAFGGTEGTGEWKALQDFLKTPSDVAGAQQALETSAAKAYKG, encoded by the coding sequence ATGCGCAGCAGCACTCTTCGTATCAGCAGGTCGCACAGGAGGAGCGGGTCCGCGAGGGCCGCGGCTGCCGTCGTCGCGGGGGCGATGGCGCTCACGCTCACGGCATGCGGCGGTGACGACGACAAGAAGGACGACGGCGGCGACAGCGGGAGCGGAGCCGCCTCCAGCGTTCAACTTCCCAAGCTCGACGGCCAGAAGCTTGAGGTGGCGGCCGTGTGGACCGGGCCCGAGCAGGACAACTTCACCGCGGTCCTGGACGAGTTCGAGAAGCGGACGGGCGCGGAGGTCGCCTACGTACCGACCGGCAACAACACCTCCACCTTCCTGGGCACGAAGATCGAGGGCGGCAAGCCGCCGAACGTGGCGTTCCTCCCGCAGGTCGGTGTGCTCCACCAGTTCGCCCAGAAGGGCTGGATCAAGCCCATGGGCACCGAGGCGCAGGCGCAGCTCGACAAGAACTTCTCGAAGGGCTGGCAGGACCTGGGCGCGTACGAGGGCAAGCAGTACGGCGTCTACGCGAAGGCCGCCAACAAGTCGCTGGTCTGGTACAACACGGCGGCGTTCGAGGCGGCGGGCATCACCGCGGAGCCCAAGACCTGGGACGAGTTCGTGCAGACCGCGCAGACCCTGTCGGACGCGGGTTCGCCCGCGGTCTCCATCGGCGGGCAGGACGGCTGGACCCTCACCGACTGGTTCGAGAACGTCTATCTCTCTCAGGCGGGGCCGGAGAAGTACGACCAGCTGGCCAAGCACGAGATCAAGTGGACGGATCCGTCCGTGAAGGAGGCCCTGACCACGCTGGCCCAGCTGTGGGGCAAGAACGACCTGATCGCGGGCGGCAGCGCCGGCGCGCTGCGCACCGAGTTCCCGAAGTCGGTGACGAACACCTTCTCCGGTGACACCCCGGCGGGCATGGTCTTCGAGGGCGACTTCGTCGCGGCGAACATCAACGCCGACACGAAGGCCGAGATCGGCACGGACGCCAAGGTGTTCCCGTTCCCGGCGGTCGGCGACCGGTCGCCGGTGGTCAGCGGCGGTGACGTGGCGGTGGCGCTGAAGGACGACAAGGGCTCGCAGGCCCTGCTGACGTTCCTGGCGTCGACCGACGCGGCCGAGATCTGGGCGGCGCAGGGCGGCTTCATCTCCCCCAACAAGGAGATGAACGCGGACAAGTACAAGGACGACGTGGCGCGGGACATCGGCAAGGCGCTGCTGAAGGCGGGCGACTCCTTCCGCTTCGACATGTCCGACCAGGCTCCGGCGGCCTTCGGCGGTACCGAGGGCACGGGCGAGTGGAAGGCGCTGCAGGACTTCCTGAAGACCCCCTCGGACGTGGCGGGCGCGCAGCAGGCGCTGGAGACGTCCGCCGCCAAGGCCTACAAGGGCTGA